A stretch of Desulfobacter hydrogenophilus DNA encodes these proteins:
- a CDS encoding transposase zinc-binding domain-containing protein, which produces MKTLCSHTPLPDKSATGPTVGDIFREYGPAFRSSNRLHPRQHKVMYDIEHCRRGEFGTHWEICDTCGHLKKGYNSCRNRHCPGCK; this is translated from the coding sequence ATGAAGACACTCTGCAGTCATACCCCGCTTCCTGATAAATCGGCAACCGGCCCGACCGTAGGTGATATCTTCAGGGAATACGGCCCTGCCTTCAGATCCTCAAACAGGCTGCATCCCCGGCAGCACAAGGTGATGTACGATATCGAGCACTGTCGGCGCGGAGAGTTCGGCACCCACTGGGAGATCTGCGACACATGCGGCCATCTTAAAAAAGGATATAACTCCTGCCGGAACCGTCACTGCCCCGGCTGCAAATAA